One Pelmatolapia mariae isolate MD_Pm_ZW linkage group LG1, Pm_UMD_F_2, whole genome shotgun sequence genomic window, ATTAAGATAAactgttctttctttttaatagaATTTGGCAGAACAGCCATCTATATGCAAGGAGAGTTTAATAACACCCTCCTTTAACATAAAGGAGGGTGACCTGTCGGCCCTTGCAGGTGAGTTTTTTTACATACAAGATGCTTTTTAATAAATCTGCTGATGAATCCCTGCTTCCTCATTCACCTTTTTTCTATGAGTCTGTAATTTTAATCCTTCTTGTGTGTTTACAGAAAGTCTGTACTTTTGTCAAAACTActaacatcttttatttaaaCCAGACCCTTTTAAAGGTTGCTTCTTCTTCCTATTACTGTGATATTGAACTTGTTTCTCCCTGTTTGTACATCCCTATAAAACTTCAATTTGCCACTGTTGCAGAATCTGAACAAAGTACAGATCTCTACCTAACACGCTCTGGATCTGATGAATCTGTTGGCATTCACAAATTTGGTAAAGCAAGAGTGCGGCCAAAGAACCACCATAAAGGTATTTTCATAAAGTTAGAGCCAGAGAGCCTTATTTAGTGAAATCACATCACTATAAATGTTTGGAGtcaaataaatatttctctttCAATGTTTAGAGCAGCATTATGTAGGATTGATGCTCAGCAAACGCGAAGACGATCCCTCGCAGAACAGAGTTTATGGCTTCTATAGGGAGAAAAGCAAAGACACTGGACTGTTCAGTGAAATGTGGCTCCCCTTTGTGACCCAGGTTTGCATGGTAAGACCAAAATAGTTAGAAAATTTGTATTAAGTGCCACcaacattaaaaaattaaataaaaataaatgcataatgATAGATTGACTGTCCATTGCTTCTAGACAGATGTTGGTGGTCCTAAGAACAACTTGCAGTTTACCTGGACATCCCAGATGAATGCCAGGCTCTTCTGTGGAGATCCTGAGAGAAAACAGCATTTCTCTGAGCTGGTGGATGTTTCCACTGTGGATGCAGATCGATGGCAGGATACTAAGATCTATGCACTCTTTAGAAATGAATGGtaggattattattattgattttgATGCTTCTACTGTATCATAGTTATGTCATTATTATGGTAatattattcatattattacatttgatttaacataaaataatagTTATAAtacagttattttctgtttttattgtctgTTTTTATGACTCAGTGTTTGTAACTGAGTCATGTGCTGTTTCTCAAAATATGATCATGACTGGTTTAACATCACATGGATAAAGTCACAGTCACCAAAGGTTTAAACCAGAATGACTTGGCTGCTTGATTTGGAAGTTTTACACAGAAGTAAATCACAGGAACTTGGGAAaattggaatttaaaaaaatggccGTCTTCATAGTGCTTTTATGATTTAACTTGGATTTATTTGGTCAGGTGACACTTTATGTCCTCTGTAGTTTTAAGCCATGTTctgttcatttttcttttttcccagtCTGTATggtcagctgttttttttttttccacacttaGTTCAGTTCAGCCATTTTCCTTTAAATGTGTCAGACAAGCCTGCTGACTATGTGTCTCCCTGCAGGGGGATGAGTGCTGTCTGTGTCTACACGATTGAAGGTATCAACAAAATCTTCGAAAACTCCCCATTCAAAGGCTACACAAAAGCTGAGATGGACAGACCAAGGATGGTATGAGACATTTAAACTGTTCTGAAGAGAAAAGTGTAGCAAACAGTGCCACTACATGAAGATTCATGTATTTTATGGCTGATATCTTTCAAACCAACTGTGTAATTATACTTAAAAGCACAAACTGCTTGGCCTTATCTTTTtagctatatcttttggtaaaCACAGGCCTCATTAAAATGCCAAATAAATCAATTGTATTAAACTTGTTTGAAACAAGTAACTTGGAAATTAGAGACGTGATTTCCTCCTAATTCACTGATCCTATAACAGCTTTTGAATTTTAAATGGTTAATCTGCCAGCATTATCAGAGTAAAGTGTTTATATGcagcaagagaaaaaaaggctTGACATCTGCAAGGGGTAAATGGAGCCACACGTGGTATGCTCTATTAAATAGagcacttcttcttcttttttttccttcagtgcgCTCCTGATAGCACTAAGCTTCTAGTGGACACCGTGAAGAAGATTGACAAGACTTCAGAGATGGAGCAGTTGGTTCATCCTGTCAGCAACCCTGGCCTTCTTTTCTTTAATCATCACAAGTATACCCACATCAAAGTTGACAGTAAACCAAACAGCAGAAGTATTAATCAGAACGTCATCTTCCTATCTTtaagtgagtaaaaaaaaaaaaaatctaaatgataaaatactaaatgttaagaagaatgtgctgtgtgtttgtgtacactgGAAGGTGAGTAGAAACAGGACACAATATTAAAGTAGTCATTACTAGTATATGTCTAGTAAAATAAGGCACACATCAGAACAGACCGAGAAGGACTGGGTTGTAATGAAGAGGAATTATTTACTAAAGGGCAAATGTAGGTGGGTGGTGTAACCTCCAAAACCAGAAACCGAAAGTTTCCTGTATGATCACACCTGCTGGGGTCTTCACACAAAGGTGACAAGTAGAAGAACAGGTGTGGCACAATCTGAATGTAATATAAAACTCCCAGATATaaacttcctcttttttcttttttttttcttttttgatgttGACATAACAGGcttttggttttcattttacTGCAGTTCCCCTTAAAATAACATGTTGAGTCAATGCACGCTGTTTTTACTTTGACCTCAGTGACTAAGTCAGCCTTTTCTAAATATGATCAGAAGAGTATTAAAGTATGTGATGAGTTAGATATGACTGTTAAATGACTACCCCACAGGCTACCATACAGAGTGGATTGTGCCTTATGATGTGTGTGGTGCTGAGATCACAGTTAGTCACTGGTTAACAAATTTATTTGATGAGTTTATACAGGTTCTGAAGACAAAATGTAGTGTCATATAAGGTAACACAACCAGAGAGTGAGTGGGATGGCTGAGGTAGGTTAAAGtgtttagacagtttttaactgttaGTCATTTCCTCCCTCACCCCTCACCCCCATTGTGTCTTTCCACAGATAATGGAGGGATTCATAAGGTGCTGCAGAATGAAAGTCACACCTTTGTAATTGCTGAGTATCAACCATTCAAACAAAAAGCGCATGTTCTCAGCATCATCCTTCAGTCTACCTTTGTGAGTAACAATGATCACTGTGTAACCAATGTCCCAATCAAACCACAAAGATTACTCATATGGAATAAATGGTTTTTGTgaacaaaaggaaaagaatttTACCTCCTAAAGAATCTACTATATCATCTAATTAATAACTTTGAAAtcatttcagtcttttttttcactgaattTTACTAAAAAGCCCAGTGCATTAAGAAAACTTGTCCATCATTACAGAAAAAGCTGTATGTGAACAGTGGAAGTCAACTGGTCCAACTTGATGTAGCAGACTGTTCCCAGTATGGAGACACCTGCCA contains:
- the LOC134631307 gene encoding semaphorin-7A isoform X3, whose product is MEDANQLFVCGTTDETVCCNSNLAEQPSICKESLITPSFNIKEGDLSALAESEQSTDLYLTRSGSDESVGIHKFGKARVRPKNHHKEQHYVGLMLSKREDDPSQNRVYGFYREKSKDTGLFSEMWLPFVTQVCMTDVGGPKNNLQFTWTSQMNARLFCGDPERKQHFSELVDVSTVDADRWQDTKIYALFRNEWGMSAVCVYTIEGINKIFENSPFKGYTKAEMDRPRMCAPDSTKLLVDTVKKIDKTSEMEQLVHPVSNPGLLFFNHHKYTHIKVDSKPNSRSINQNVIFLSLNNGGIHKVLQNESHTFVIAEYQPFKQKAHVLSIILQSTFKKLYVNSGSQLVQLDVADCSQYGDTCQDCMLSRDPYCGWNGTQCIRETKGSWHDAATGDISICIGHNASNYTGDPVPVPRYSKYFLQCPVSSRHAQYSWQHDENSTSCSSGKEQCLYLIDSMDSRCKGIYKCISQEMGYSKVLVQYELQVESKAKIQQYKQQWPNKAEGRKTSPVIWVCLMMVLIKSLSF
- the LOC134631307 gene encoding semaphorin-7A isoform X1 — its product is MRFSLVACLFFLHICCLAVGNDCSPRMIFTQKEAAMNMLDLPRDPPVQILLKEQPDTVLAVGKTYLNTYNIKNPNKSPIPMAPMRLENCNSDCSYNITLAHLMEDANQLFVCGTTDETVCCNSNLAEQPSICKESLITPSFNIKEGDLSALAESEQSTDLYLTRSGSDESVGIHKFGKARVRPKNHHKEQHYVGLMLSKREDDPSQNRVYGFYREKSKDTGLFSEMWLPFVTQVCMTDVGGPKNNLQFTWTSQMNARLFCGDPERKQHFSELVDVSTVDADRWQDTKIYALFRNEWGMSAVCVYTIEGINKIFENSPFKGYTKAEMDRPRMCAPDSTKLLVDTVKKIDKTSEMEQLVHPVSNPGLLFFNHHKYTHIKVDSKPNSRSINQNVIFLSLNNGGIHKVLQNESHTFVIAEYQPFKQKAHVLSIILQSTFKKLYVNSGSQLVQLDVADCSQYGDTCQDCMLSRDPYCGWNGTQCIRETKGSWHDAATGDISICIGHNASNYTGDPVPVPRYSKYFLQCPVSSRHAQYSWQHDENSTSCSSGKEQCLYLIDSMDSRCKGIYKCISQEMGYSKVLVQYELQVESKAKIQQYKQQWPNKAEGRKTSPVIWVCLMMVLIKSLSF
- the LOC134631307 gene encoding semaphorin-7A isoform X2; the encoded protein is MIFTQKEAAMNMLDLPRDPPVQILLKEQPDTVLAVGKTYLNTYNIKNPNKSPIPMAPMRLENCNSDCSYNITLAHLMEDANQLFVCGTTDETVCCNSNLAEQPSICKESLITPSFNIKEGDLSALAESEQSTDLYLTRSGSDESVGIHKFGKARVRPKNHHKEQHYVGLMLSKREDDPSQNRVYGFYREKSKDTGLFSEMWLPFVTQVCMTDVGGPKNNLQFTWTSQMNARLFCGDPERKQHFSELVDVSTVDADRWQDTKIYALFRNEWGMSAVCVYTIEGINKIFENSPFKGYTKAEMDRPRMCAPDSTKLLVDTVKKIDKTSEMEQLVHPVSNPGLLFFNHHKYTHIKVDSKPNSRSINQNVIFLSLNNGGIHKVLQNESHTFVIAEYQPFKQKAHVLSIILQSTFKKLYVNSGSQLVQLDVADCSQYGDTCQDCMLSRDPYCGWNGTQCIRETKGSWHDAATGDISICIGHNASNYTGDPVPVPRYSKYFLQCPVSSRHAQYSWQHDENSTSCSSGKEQCLYLIDSMDSRCKGIYKCISQEMGYSKVLVQYELQVESKAKIQQYKQQWPNKAEGRKTSPVIWVCLMMVLIKSLSF